The following are encoded together in the Salvia hispanica cultivar TCC Black 2014 chromosome 6, UniMelb_Shisp_WGS_1.0, whole genome shotgun sequence genome:
- the LOC125196524 gene encoding plasma membrane ATPase 4-like has translation MAKLQDIKPVEIDLGNIPLEEVFEQLHSSREGLTSREAETRLEVFGPNKLEEKTNSKLLLFLGFMWNPLSWVMEIAAIMALVLANGDGKSPDWKDFVGIVSLLIINSTISFIEENNAGNAAAALMAGLAPKTKVLRDEKWSEQEAVILVPGDIISIKLGDIIPADARLLEGDPLKIDQSALTGESLPVTKKPGSDVFSGSTCKQGEIEAIVIATGINTFFGKAAHLVDSTQNVGHFQKVLTAIGNFCICSIAIGLVIEVVVMYAIQHRKYRSGIDNMLVLLIGGIPIALPTVLSVTVAIGSHRLSQQGAITKRMTAIEEMAGMDVLCCDKTGTLTLNKLTVDKNLIEVFSTDADKDHVILQGARASRIENQDAIDACIVGMLADPKEARAGITEVHFLAFNPVEKRTAITYIDSKGDWHRVSKGAPEQIIELCNLKEDVKKKVLSIIDKFADRGLRSLAVAEQTVPEKNKEGAGSPWVFTGLLPLFDPPRHDSGETIKRALHLGVKVKMITGDQLAIAKETGRRLGMGTNMYPSSSLLGQHKDEAIANLPVEELIERADGFAGVFPEHKYEIVKKLQERKHICGMTGDGVNDAPALKKADIGIAVAGATDAARGASDIVLTEPGLSVIVSAVLTSRAIFQRMKNYTIYAVSITIRIVLGFMILALIWKFDFSPFMVLIIAILNDGTIMTISKDKVKPSPMPDSWKLREIFATGIVFGTYLAVMTVVFFCVVQESNFFTDEFGVRSIKDHYHELNSAIYLQVSIVSQALIFVTRSRRWSYIERPGLLLVFAFLVAQLIATLIAVYANWEFARIKGIGWGWAGVIWLYSLIIYVPLDIFKFIIRYALATKAGKNMTDNKTASTSKKDYRRGEREAQWAMAQLTLHGLKAPESFKDDSNNYTELSDTADQVKKQTNESL, from the exons ATGGCCAAATTGCAAGATATCAAGCCGGTGGAGATTGACCTG GGAAACATACCTTTAGAGGAAGTGTTTGAACAACTACACAGTTCGAGGGAGGGATTAACATCAAGAGAGGCCGAAACCAGGCTAGAGGTTTTTGGGCCAAACAAGCTAGAAGAGAAGACGAATAGCAAGCTTTTGTTATTCTTAGGGTTTATGTGGAATCCCCTCTCATGGGTTATGGAGATTGCTGCTATCATGGCCCTCGTTTTGGCCAACGGAGAT GGCAAATCACCAGATTGGAAAGATTTTGTCGGAATTGTGTCGTTGTTGATCATCAACTCCACCATTAGTTTCATCGAAGAGAACAATGCAGGCAATGCTGCTGCTGCTCTCATGGCAGGTCTTGCACCCAAGACTAAG gTATTGAGAGATGAGAAATGGAGTGAGCAGGAAGCTGTCATTCTTGTCCCTGGAGACATAATTAGCATCAAGTTGGGAGACATTATCCCGGCTGATGCACGTCTCCTTGAAGGCGATCCTTTAAAGATTGATCAGTCTGCACTCACCGGTGAATCATTGCCTGTCACTAAGAAGCCCGGGAGTGATGTGTTTTCAGGATCAACCTGCAAGCAAGGCGAGATTGAGGCTATTGTCATTGCCACCGGAATCAATACCTTCTTTGGTAAGGCAGCACATCTCGTTGACAGCACTCAGAACGTCGGCCACTTTCAGAAG GTGCTTACCGCCATCGGTAACTTCTGCATCTGTTCCATCGCCATTGGGCTCGTCATTGAGGTTGTAGTCATGTACGCAATTCAACATAGGAAGTACAGGAGTGGAATTGACAATATGTTGGTCCTTCTCATTGGAGGCATTCCGATTGCCCTGCCAACAGTGCTGTCGGTAACCGTGGCCATCGGTTCCCACAGATTGTCGCAGCAGGGTGCTATCACGAAGAGGATGACAGCCATTGAAGAAATGGCCGGGATGGATGTTCTCTGCTGCGACAAAACCGGGACCCTCACTCTAAACAAGCTTACTGTtgacaaaaatttaattgag GTATTTTCAACAGATGCGGACAAAGATCATGTGATCCTCCAGGGAGCTAGAGCATCCAGGATAGAGAATCAGGATGCTATTGATGCTTGCATTGTGGGAATGTTGGCTGATCCCAAAGAGGCAAGAGCCGGGATTACTGAAGTGCATTTCCTCGCGTTTAATCCCGTTGAGAAGCGTACTGCTATTACTTATATCGACAGTAAAGGAGATTGGCACAGAGTGAGCAAAGGTGCTCCTGAACAG ATCATTGAGCTCTGTAACCTCAAAGAAGACGTGAAGAAGAAAGTTCTCTCCATCATCGATAAGTTTGCAGACCGTGGACTTCGTTCCTTGGCAGTTGCTGAACAG ACTGTACCTGAGAAGAACAAGGAGGGTGCTGGCAGCCCGTGGGTGTTTACCGGTCTCTTGCCACTTTTTGATCCTCCGAGGCACGACAGTGGGGAGACAATCAAGCGCGCTCTTCATCTTGGTGTCAAAGTTAAGATGATTACCGGTGATCAGTTGGCTATTGCGAAAGAGACTGGCCGGAGGCTTGGGATGGGAACGAACATGTATCCTTCTTCGTCACTTCTCGGGCAGCACAAGGATGAAGCGATTGCAAACCTTCCTGTGGAGGAGTTGATTGAGAGGGCTGATGGCTTTGCCGGAGTCTTTCCTG AGCATAAATACGAGATTGTGAAGAAGTTGCAAGAGAGGAAGCATATATGTGGGATGACCGGAGATGGAGTGAATGATGCCCCGGCTCTGAAGAAGGCAGACATCGGCATTGCAGTGGCGGGTGCTACTGATGCTGCGAGAGGTGCATCAGACATAGTATTGACCGAGCCAGGATTGAGTGTCATCGTGAGCGCTGTCCTAACGAGTAGGGCCATCTTCCAGAGGATGAAGAACTACACAATCTACGCAGTTTCCATTACCATTCGTATCGTGCTTGGTTTCATGATACTTGCACTCATCTGGAAGTTCGACTTCTCGCCCTTCATGGTTCTGATCATTGCAATCCTCAACGACGGAACCATCATGACCATCTCCAAGGACAAGGTGAAGCCATCCCCCATGCCCGACTCGTGGAAGCTCAGGGAGATTTTCGCAACCGGGATTGTGTTTGGCACTTATCTTGCTGTGATGACTGTTGTTTTCTTCTGTGTTGTTCAAGAATCTAATTTTTTCACG GATGAATTTGGTGTGAGGTCAATCAAGGACCACTACCATGAGCTCAACTCAGCCATTTACCTTCAAGTGAGCATTGTGAGTCAGGCTCTCATCTTTGTGACCCGGTCGAGAAGATGGTCTTACATAGAACGTCCCGGCCTTCTGCTCGTGTTTGCTTTCCTAGTAGCTCAGTTG ATTGCAACTCTGATTGCTGTGTATGCAAACTGGGAGTTTGCAAGGATCAAGGGCATCGGGTGGGGTTGGGCGGGGGTGATCTGGCTATACAGCCTCATCATCTACGTCCCTCTCGacatattcaaattcatcatTAGATATGCTCTAGCCACGAAAGCTGGGAAGAACATGACCGACAACAAG ACGGCCTCCACGTCGAAGAAGGACTACAGGCGGGGAGAGAGGGAAGCGCAATGGGCAATGGCTCAACTCACACTCCACGGCCTCAAAGCTCCGGAAAGCTTCAAAGACGACAGCAACAACTATACTGAACTATCAGATACGGCTGATCAAGTCAAGAAACAGACAAACGAGTCACTATAA